A genomic window from Populus alba chromosome 19, ASM523922v2, whole genome shotgun sequence includes:
- the LOC118056979 gene encoding probable disease resistance protein At1g61300: MVRSTDPFWNDVEDMNDGGMKCKFCGHLFSQNTSISRIKWHLSGVRGRGVKICETVPEEVQDAARAAMDGPPEKRNKYEAGSSNNEVTNAISAPAKEQNNEVIHLDMAQQEEAFSPGEFERWMDSITDLENEPMLGRGSPEELLHDALETVPRTEMVQHLERGSSHERTSINQADEHRGDSSEPSDLLCLRLGRCYDQLCSPPVNNDARMNEVPSINQPDESQGDSSEPTDVLCLGLGRCYDQLCSTVSNDVMMNEVQNMVTVRTAPVLQVLEQSNAVHHCLAGDAGRILVGVQGTEQGAGDDGNCSHLEAGNDMGNTGEGSIQHVDRSFSLGRHLVDAHKNRGEATQRIDLVNQSAGFSMEEDAEDNRGRLVQPGAGTSSSRGLKYNTSETRGDPIPPSSTKLVGRAVEENKNVIWSLLMDGNFSTICIYGMGGVGKTTMLQHIHNELLERRDISHHVYWVTVSRDFSINRLQNLVATCLDLDLSREDDNLCRAVKLSKELVKKQKWILILDDLWNSFELHLVGIPANLKGCKLIMTTRSEEVCRRMDSQHKIKLKPLCEREAWTLFMEKLGDDKALSLEVEQIALDVARECAGLPLGIITVARSLRGVDDLHEWRNTLNKLRESQFKDMENEVFRLLRFSYDQLDDLALQHCLLYCALFPEDYIIERDDFINYLIDEGIMKGMRSSQAAFDEGHTMLNKLENVCLLERVYGGSCVKMHDLIRDMAIQIQQENSQIMIKAGEQLKDLPDAEEWTENLVTVSLMCNQIEKIPSSHSPRCSNLSTLFLCENTRLRFISDSFFMQLHGLKVLNLSTTSIKKLPDGISDLVSLTVLLLCECKNLRGVPSLRKLRALKRLDLFKTELRKMPQGLECLSNLWYLRLGSIGKKLFPSGILPKLSHLQLFVSSGVLNVKGKELGCLRKLESLKCHFEGHSDFVEFLMSPQNQTKSLIRYRIFVGPLDDEDYYGMYMRTPSRSKTIVLCNLSINGDGDFQVMFPNDTQKLEIFNCNDGTTLCDISSLIKYATKLEILNIWECNNMESLVLSSWFCSAPPPLPSSNSIFSGLKEFYCRNCKSMKKLLPLVLLPNLEKLEKLVVQEYTCEKLKRIPICLPLLENGQPSPPPSLQYINAYPEEWWETVVEWEHPNAKDVLLPFVRFRAV; encoded by the exons ATGGTTCGATCAACCGATCCATTCTGGAATGATGTTGAAGATATGAATGATGGTGGCATGAAGTGTAAATTTTGTGGGCATTTATTTTCCCAGAATACTTCCATTTcgaggatcaaatggcatttgTCAGGAGTGAGAGGGCGTGGTGTTAAAATATGTGAGACAGTTCCTGAAGAAGTTCAAGATGCAGCCCGTGCAGCTATGGATGGCCctccagaaaaaagaaataaatatgaagCAGGATCGAGCAATAATGAGGTCACTAATGCAATTTCAGCTCCTGCAAAAGAACAGAACAATGAAGTGATACATTTAGACATGGCACAACAAGAAGAAGCTTTTTCCCCTGGAGAGTTCGAACGTTGGATGGATAGCATCACTGATCTAGAGAACGAGCCTATGTTGGGACGTGGTTCTCCTGAAGAGCTTCTGCATGATGCATTGGAGACTGTACCGAGAACAGAAATGGTGCAGCATCTGGAGAGAGGTAGCTCTCATGAGAGGACATCAATTAATCAAGCTGATGAGCATCGAGGAGATTCATCCGAACCATCGGATCTATTGTGTCTTCGCCTTGGAAGATGTTATGATCAACTCTGTTCTCCACCAGTAAACAATGATGCCAGGATGAATGAAGTGCCATCAATTAATCAGCCTGATGAGTCTCAAGGAGATTCATCCGAACCAACAGATGTATTGTGTCTTGGCCTTGGAAGATGTTATGATCAACTCTGTTCAACAGTAAGCAATGATGTCATGATGAATGAAGTGCAGAACATGGTTACAGTGAGGACAGCACCAGTGTTACAAGTGTTGGAACAAAGCAATGCAGTACATCACTGTTTGGCAGGGGATGCTGGAAGGATACTAGTGGGAGTTCAGGGCACGGAACAAGGAGCGGGGGATGATGGAAATTGTTCACATTTAGAAGCGGGAAATGACATGGGAAACACTGGTGAAGGATCTATTCAGCATGTTGACAGAAGTTTCTCTCTTGGGAGACACCTAGTTGATGCACACAAGAATAGAGGAGAAGCAACACAAAGAATTGATCTAGTGAATCAATCAGCTGGTTTTTCAATGGAGGAGGATGCGGAGGACAATAGAGGAAGGTTAGTGCAGCCTGGCGCAGGAACTAGCTCTTCTAGAGGCCTTAAATACAACACAAGTGAGACTAGAGGAGATCCAATTCCTCCTAGCTCTACAAAGTTAGTGGGTCGAGCAGTTGAAGAGAATAAGAATGTGATATGGTCTCTGCTAATGGATGGTAACTTCTCAACCATTTGCATTTATGGAATGGGGGGAGTTGGTAAAACAACAATGCTACAACATATCCATAATGAGCTTCTAGAAAGAAGAGACATTTCTCATCATGTATACTGGGTGACTGTGTCTCGAGATTTTAGCATTAATAGATTGCAGAATCTTGTTGCTACATGCCTTGATTTAGATCTTTCTAGAGAAGATGATAATCTGTGTAGAGCTGTCAAATTGTCAAAAGAACtagtgaagaaacaaaaatggattCTCATCTTAGATGATTTATGGAACTCTTTTGAGCTACACCTAGTGGGAATTCCTGCCAATTTGAAAGGATGCAAGCTGATTATGACAACTCGATCAGAAGAGGTTTGTAGACGGATGGATAGccaacacaaaatcaaattgaagcCACTTTGTGAGAGGGAAGCTTGGACTTTATTCATGGAAAAACTTGGAGATGACAAAGCACTTTCTCTAGAAGTGGAGCAAATTGCACTAGATGTTGCAAGggaatgtgctggtttgccaTTGGGAATTATTACAGTTGCAAGAAGCTTAAGGGGAGTGGATGACCTACATGAGTGGAGGAATACATTGAATAAATTGAGAGAATCACAATTTAAAGACATGGAAAATGAGGTATTCCGGTTACTGAGGTTTAGTTATGATCAGTTAGATGATTTAGCACTACAACATTGTCTCTTATACTGTGCATTATTTCCTGAAGATTATATAATTGAAAGGGatgacttcataaattatttgatcGATGAGGGAATAATGAAAGGAATGAGGAGCAGTCAAGCAGCATTTGACGAGGGCCACACAAtgcttaataaacttgaaaatgtCTGCCTATTGGAAAGGGTTTATGGCGGCAGTtgtgtcaagatgcatgacttgattcGGGACATGGCCATCCAAATACAGCAAGAGAACTCTCAAATCATGATTAAAGCAGGTGAGCAATTAAAAGATTTGCCGGATGCAGAGGAGTGGACAGAGAATCTTGTGACAGTTTCGCTAATGtgtaatcaaattgaaaaaattcccTCAAGCCATTCACCAAGGTGTTCCAATCTGTCAACTCTATTTCTTTGTGAGAATACAAGGTTGCGATTTATTTCAGATTCATTTTTCATGCAATTACATGGGCTCAAGGTACTCAATCTATCTACCACAAGTATTAAAAAATTGCCTGATGGTATCTCTGATTTGGTGAGTCTCACTGTATTATTGCTCTGTGAGTGTAAGAACTTAAGGGGTGTACCATCATTAAGAAAGCTCAGGGCACTAAAGAGGTTAGATCTCTTTAAGACTGAACTTAGAAAGATGCCTCAAGGACTGGAATGTCTATCCAACCTCTGGTATCTTAGGCTCGGTTCAATTGGAAAAAAGTTGTTTCCCAGTGGGATTTTACCTAAACTCTCTCACTTGCAATTGTTTGTATCTAGTGGTGTGTTAAATGTTAAGGGAAAGGAACTAGGATGCTTAAGGAAGTTGGAATCTTTGAAATGCCATTTTGAAGGTCACTCTGATTTTGTGGAGTTTCTCATGTCTccacaaaatcaaaccaaatcacTAATCAGATACAGAATTTTTGTAGGGCCTTTGGATGATGAAGATTATTATGGAATGTATATGAGAACTCCCAGCAGAAGTAAAACAATTGTTTTGTGTAACTTGAGTATCAACGGAGATGGAGATTTTCAGGTCATGTTCCCAAATGACACTCAAAAACTggaaatttttaattgtaatgaTGGAACAACTTTATGCGACATTTCATCCTTGATAAAGTATGCAACTAAACTAGAGATCCTCAACATTTGGGAGTGCAATaacatggagagcttggttttATCTTCTTGGTTCTGCTCTGCTCCTCCTCCATTGCCATCTTCTAACAGTATATTTTCTGGTCTTAAAGAGTTTTATTGCCGTAATTGTAAGAGTATGAAGAAGCTGCTGCCTCTTGTCTTGCTGCCAAACCTCGAAAAACTGGAAAAGCTTGTAGTTCAAGAat ACACATgtgagaagctgaagaggatTCCAATTTGTCTtccgttgcttgaaaatggccagccatctcctcccccttctcttCAATACATCAATGCATATCCAGAAGAATGGTGGGAGACAgtagtggagtgggagcatcctaaCGCTAAGGACGTCCTTCTACCTTTTGTACGTTTTCGAGCTGTATGA